The following proteins are encoded in a genomic region of Glycine soja cultivar W05 chromosome 17, ASM419377v2, whole genome shotgun sequence:
- the LOC114391772 gene encoding late embryogenesis abundant protein M17-like: MVALRNFRVLCLILVVTIVELRGEELKNVTDRSQGNDTLASLSHQGERNGLKGKHNLSLNEVLFNTSKDSWYYRGGGGGGGGGGGFRWGWGGGGGGGGGGGGGGSGWGWGGGGGGWWKWGCRREARHGKGKQRVRHYHTSNNEDYRMGEYAQCMARTRCRGLRLDCPLHCGGPCFYDCHHMCKAHCR, from the coding sequence ATGGTGGCCTTGAGAAATTTTCGGGTTCTATGCTTAATCCTTGTGGTGACAATTGTTGAGCTTAGAGGTGAAGAGCTGAAAAATGTCACAGATCGTAGTCAAGGCAATGACACTTTAGCAAGTCTCTCACATCAAGGTGAAAGGAATGGATTAAAAGGAAAACATAATCTTTCCTTGAATGAAGTTTTGTTCAACACAAGCAAAGATAGTTGGTATTATagaggaggtggtggtggtggaggaggaggaggagggttTAGATGGGGATGGGGCGGTGGGGGAGGGGGTGGCGGTGGCGGTGGTGGAGGAGGGAGTGGATGGGGATGGGGTGGTGGAGGTGGTGGATGGTGGAAATGGGGGTGTAGAAGGGAAGCAAGACATGGCAAAGGGAAACAAAGAGTGAGGCATTATCACACATCAAATAATGAAGACTATAGGATGGGGGAGTATGCACAATGCATGGCAAGAACAAGGTGCCGAGGCTTGAGGCTGGATTGTCCTCTTCACTGTGGTGGACCTTGTTTCTATGATTGCCACCATATGTGCAAGGCTCATTGTCGTTGA